The Fulvivirga ligni genome window below encodes:
- a CDS encoding lysophospholipid acyltransferase family protein, which yields MIAFRIFAALMKALKKIASILYRIWVILIFSVFMIILLPLIVLPILLGPKYGSLTYFGLRLWSLIFSFFTFIRYSVVDKQKVDKSKSYIYACNHTSFLDLPGLVQGVPTQFRPLAKKELLKIPVFGLIVRVVTIIVDRSSAESRRDSILKLKRVLEEGISILIFPEGTQNRTELPLQPFYDGAFRIAIETKATIMPTVITNAGRLMPPSTLNLKPGRVKVIFGDEIDASEYSLKELPFLKEKVFNHMIDIIKKHDIKS from the coding sequence ATGATAGCTTTTCGTATTTTCGCGGCTTTAATGAAAGCTCTTAAGAAAATAGCATCTATACTTTATCGCATTTGGGTAATACTGATCTTCTCAGTATTCATGATCATACTGTTGCCTCTTATTGTTTTACCCATTCTTCTAGGCCCTAAATATGGTAGCCTTACCTATTTCGGTTTGCGCCTTTGGTCGTTGATATTTAGCTTTTTTACATTCATCAGATATTCGGTGGTAGATAAGCAGAAAGTAGATAAAAGCAAATCATACATTTATGCTTGTAATCACACTTCCTTTTTAGATCTCCCTGGCCTGGTGCAAGGTGTGCCCACTCAGTTTAGACCCTTGGCAAAAAAGGAATTGTTGAAGATTCCGGTATTTGGTTTAATTGTGCGGGTTGTAACCATTATTGTAGATCGTTCTAGTGCGGAAAGCAGAAGAGACAGCATTTTAAAGCTAAAGAGAGTATTGGAAGAAGGTATTTCTATCTTGATATTTCCTGAAGGAACACAAAACAGAACGGAACTACCACTTCAACCCTTTTATGATGGTGCTTTTAGAATAGCCATTGAGACTAAGGCCACCATTATGCCTACAGTAATTACTAATGCAGGCAGACTTATGCCTCCTAGTACTTTGAACCTGAAGCCAGGAAGAGTGAAAGTAATTTTCGGTGATGAGATAGATGCCTCTGAATACAGCTTGAAGGAATTGCCTTTCCTAAAAGAGAAGGTATTTAATCATATGATAGATATTATAAAAAAGCATGATATAAAAAGCTAA
- a CDS encoding ExbD/TolR family protein: protein MKSMIHKTTNAPNAGSMADIAFLLLIFFMITTTIVSDKGLMIQLPQHTDESTTFHLNERNIFKILVNSKDELMVEGKQREGAQDLRTEIKAFVLNHGKDNTSSDSPKDAVVSIKTARGTSQASFIQVLDEAKAAYYEIYAERAGITTDEYRKLGNSPADLKIIRKASEEIPMNISIAEPD from the coding sequence ATGAAATCTATGATCCATAAAACAACTAATGCTCCTAACGCGGGGTCTATGGCAGACATTGCCTTCTTACTACTTATCTTTTTCATGATTACTACTACCATAGTGAGTGACAAAGGACTAATGATACAACTGCCACAGCACACTGATGAGTCGACAACCTTTCATTTAAATGAACGAAACATTTTCAAAATTCTGGTTAACTCTAAAGATGAACTGATGGTGGAAGGAAAGCAACGTGAAGGTGCCCAAGATTTAAGAACAGAGATAAAGGCCTTTGTTTTAAACCATGGTAAAGACAATACCAGTAGTGACTCACCAAAAGATGCTGTGGTTTCTATAAAAACAGCCCGAGGCACCAGTCAGGCATCTTTTATACAAGTACTGGATGAAGCTAAAGCTGCTTACTATGAAATTTATGCAGAACGCGCAGGCATCACCACCGATGAATATAGAAAGCTTGGTAATTCTCCTGCTGATTTAAAGATTATTAGAAAAGCCAGCGAAGAAATACCCATGAATATTTCCATAGCTGAACCTGATTAA
- a CDS encoding carboxypeptidase-like regulatory domain-containing protein encodes MPKTLFTALILTFFGVAAFAQEAEIEITGRIIDSETNEPVPYVHVINKTVNKGVVSNTEGRFWVTMDKSDTLVFSSIGFESYAYTIKEDVATDKIDITIALNMSTMELQPVKVFAFRDEKALKQAILNMQVPIGAGDDKEPVIATGFVRPKWTSAEGGISMGGPFSAIYNKVSKEAKEKKKLQQFQRSYDRQLLAKSKYNEKVVIELTGLPEDKVEDFMQYCKLEESFIMNSTEYEIAVAVNQCLTKFIKLEEDDTDQ; translated from the coding sequence ATGCCTAAAACACTCTTTACCGCACTTATATTAACGTTTTTTGGAGTTGCAGCTTTTGCTCAGGAAGCTGAAATAGAAATTACAGGACGAATTATAGATTCTGAAACCAACGAACCTGTGCCTTATGTGCATGTCATTAATAAAACAGTAAACAAGGGAGTAGTAAGTAATACAGAAGGTAGATTTTGGGTTACTATGGATAAATCTGACACTTTGGTGTTTTCATCCATTGGATTTGAGTCATATGCTTACACTATAAAGGAGGATGTAGCTACCGACAAAATAGATATTACCATTGCACTCAATATGTCTACTATGGAGCTTCAGCCTGTAAAAGTATTTGCTTTCAGGGATGAAAAAGCATTAAAACAGGCTATACTCAACATGCAGGTGCCAATTGGAGCCGGAGATGATAAAGAGCCTGTAATTGCCACTGGTTTTGTGAGACCAAAATGGACAAGCGCTGAGGGAGGTATTTCAATGGGAGGACCTTTTTCTGCCATCTACAACAAGGTGAGTAAAGAAGCAAAAGAAAAGAAAAAATTACAGCAGTTTCAGCGAAGCTATGATAGGCAGCTTTTAGCCAAGTCAAAATACAATGAAAAGGTAGTGATAGAACTTACCGGATTACCTGAAGATAAGGTGGAAGACTTTATGCAATATTGTAAGCTGGAAGAAAGCTTTATTATGAACTCTACGGAATACGAAATAGCCGTAGCTGTAAACCAGTGCCTTACTAAATTTATAAAATTAGAGGAAGACGACACTGATCAATAG
- a CDS encoding OmpA family protein, translated as MKKTFTLTLFFVYSIIGFSQEYNERYELKNLGRKVNKAYHEGAPVISLDGKTLYFFVHNSPENTYGKEGSQDIWFTELQSDGTWGEAKHMSKPLNEHHSNQVFTVLPDGTLFIRGGDSKNSKGFSFTRKVGSEWSKPDEIDVEDFKNMNNGKFYGATMSSDGKFMILYLSEKENSTFSDLYMSKVLADGKWSRPVKLPNNLNTARDEFAPYMAPDDKTMYFSSNRKDMGIGSADIYKTVRLDNSWTKWSDPVNVGRPLNTAAFDSYMSIDASGHVFTAQSGRTIDGGNLDIFQLIEKEINISLKGMVLDEKAKNGINAQLIISHEGEKDTVSVDNLNGYKTKLKGEGSYNFSITAEGYHPAKGSLEIKDVFRDTTVIKDFALKPVKQNPMLTVNVYNAKTNEPIKSNLTVRMKKAKSDWVNKELPDGYFEKELKDKGWYMLTASAEGFLNASDSIQNLNESGSLLTKDLYLLPIEVGATVRLKNIFFDFDKTTLKSESFVELNKVVEFLNNNSSVEIEIAGHTDSKGSDDYNLTLSQGRAEAVVAYLVEQGIDDFRLVAKGYGETVPLETNDTDEGRAVNRRVEFTVLKK; from the coding sequence ATGAAAAAAACCTTCACACTAACCTTATTTTTTGTCTATAGTATTATTGGTTTTTCCCAAGAGTATAATGAACGCTATGAATTAAAGAACCTTGGGAGAAAGGTGAATAAAGCCTACCATGAAGGAGCACCTGTAATTTCTCTTGATGGTAAAACATTATATTTCTTCGTTCATAATTCACCTGAAAATACCTACGGGAAGGAGGGGAGCCAGGATATTTGGTTTACTGAACTTCAATCTGACGGTACGTGGGGAGAGGCAAAACACATGTCTAAACCACTCAATGAGCATCATTCTAATCAGGTGTTTACGGTTTTGCCAGACGGCACTCTTTTTATTAGAGGAGGTGATTCTAAGAACTCAAAGGGTTTTTCTTTTACTAGAAAAGTCGGAAGTGAATGGTCTAAGCCTGATGAGATAGATGTAGAAGATTTCAAGAATATGAATAATGGGAAATTCTATGGAGCTACCATGTCTTCTGATGGCAAATTCATGATTCTATATTTAAGTGAAAAGGAGAACAGTACTTTTAGTGACCTTTATATGAGCAAGGTTTTAGCTGATGGAAAATGGTCAAGACCCGTGAAATTGCCAAATAACCTGAATACAGCAAGGGATGAGTTTGCACCATACATGGCTCCCGATGATAAAACCATGTACTTTTCTAGCAATAGAAAGGATATGGGTATTGGAAGTGCTGATATCTATAAAACAGTACGTCTGGATAATAGCTGGACTAAATGGTCAGACCCTGTAAACGTTGGCCGACCTTTAAATACCGCCGCCTTTGATTCTTATATGTCTATAGATGCTTCAGGTCATGTATTTACCGCTCAATCTGGTAGAACTATTGACGGAGGTAATCTCGATATTTTTCAACTGATTGAAAAGGAAATCAATATTTCATTAAAAGGGATGGTGCTAGATGAGAAGGCTAAAAATGGTATCAATGCTCAGCTTATTATCAGTCATGAGGGAGAAAAAGATACTGTTAGCGTAGATAATCTAAATGGATACAAAACCAAGCTAAAAGGAGAAGGTAGTTATAATTTCTCCATAACTGCTGAAGGATATCATCCAGCAAAAGGAAGCTTAGAAATCAAAGATGTGTTCCGAGATACCACTGTGATTAAAGACTTTGCATTGAAACCTGTGAAACAGAATCCTATGCTTACGGTAAATGTTTATAATGCCAAGACTAATGAGCCGATCAAGTCTAACCTTACTGTTAGAATGAAAAAGGCTAAGTCAGATTGGGTTAACAAAGAGTTGCCGGATGGATATTTTGAGAAAGAGCTGAAAGACAAAGGTTGGTATATGCTTACCGCCTCAGCTGAAGGTTTTTTAAATGCCAGTGACAGTATTCAAAATCTAAATGAATCAGGAAGCTTGTTAACCAAAGATCTATACCTTCTACCTATCGAAGTAGGAGCTACAGTACGTCTGAAGAATATTTTCTTTGACTTTGATAAAACTACATTGAAGTCTGAATCTTTTGTAGAGCTTAATAAGGTGGTGGAGTTTTTAAACAACAACTCTTCAGTTGAAATCGAAATTGCGGGTCATACGGATAGTAAAGGATCTGATGATTATAACCTTACACTTTCTCAAGGTAGGGCAGAGGCTGTAGTAGCATATTTAGTAGAGCAGGGAATAGATGATTTCAGGCTGGTGGCTAAAGGTTATGGTGAAACAGTGCCGCTGGAAACTAATGATACTGACGAGGGCAGAGCAGTCAATCGTAGGGTTGAGTTCACCGTGTTAAAGAAATAA
- a CDS encoding single-stranded DNA-binding protein — protein MKNLRNSVQLIGRLGKDPEMRSLASGSSLATFSLATTDSYKNAAGERVEETQWHNLVAWGKTADIASQFLKKGNEVAIEGKLIHRSYENAKGEKKYVTEINVNEILMLKNKK, from the coding sequence ATGAAAAATTTAAGAAACAGTGTTCAGCTTATTGGTAGATTAGGTAAAGATCCTGAAATGAGAAGTTTGGCAAGTGGTTCATCTTTAGCCACATTTTCACTAGCCACTACTGATAGTTATAAGAATGCTGCAGGTGAGCGGGTAGAAGAAACACAATGGCATAACCTGGTGGCATGGGGTAAAACTGCTGACATCGCTTCTCAATTTCTAAAGAAAGGAAACGAAGTAGCTATCGAAGGGAAACTTATCCACCGATCTTATGAAAATGCTAAAGGCGAGAAAAAGTACGTGACGGAGATCAATGTCAACGAAATTTTAATGTTAAAAAACAAGAAATGA
- a CDS encoding pirin family protein, whose translation MKKIIHRANTRGHADHGWLNTHHTFSFGSYYDPTRTNFGMLRVLNDDIVTGGAGFGKHPHDNMEIVSIPLSGSLKHEDSMGNASVIKTDDVQIMSAGTGIMHSEFNPNHNEAVNFLQIWVFPKERNIEPRYGQKTFDPAGRVNQIQTVVSPDKEGEALWINQDAYFSLGNLEAGTDLTYDLKSPNHGVYVFTLSGSVEVAGEQLGKRDGLGIYEIDKLDIKATENADILLIEVPMSSRG comes from the coding sequence ATGAAAAAGATAATTCACAGAGCTAATACAAGAGGCCATGCAGACCATGGCTGGTTAAATACGCATCACACATTTAGTTTTGGAAGTTATTATGATCCTACCAGAACTAACTTTGGAATGCTTAGAGTACTTAACGACGACATCGTTACCGGTGGAGCAGGTTTTGGAAAGCACCCGCATGATAATATGGAGATTGTGTCCATACCATTGTCAGGCAGTTTAAAGCATGAGGATAGTATGGGAAATGCTTCAGTAATTAAAACTGATGACGTACAAATTATGTCAGCGGGCACTGGAATCATGCATTCAGAGTTTAACCCTAACCATAACGAAGCGGTTAATTTTCTTCAGATCTGGGTTTTTCCTAAAGAAAGAAATATTGAGCCTAGGTATGGACAGAAAACATTTGATCCTGCAGGTAGGGTAAACCAGATACAAACCGTAGTTAGCCCAGATAAAGAAGGTGAGGCATTATGGATTAATCAGGATGCTTACTTCAGCCTTGGTAATTTAGAGGCAGGTACAGATCTAACCTATGATTTGAAATCACCTAATCATGGAGTGTATGTTTTTACCTTATCAGGCAGTGTTGAAGTAGCAGGTGAGCAGTTGGGCAAGCGAGACGGTCTGGGTATTTATGAAATAGATAAACTAGATATAAAGGCCACTGAAAATGCAGATATACTTCTAATAGAAGTACCTATGAGTAGCAGAGGCTAA
- a CDS encoding BatA domain-containing protein, translating into MNFLYPQFLYGLFALAIPIIIHLFNFRRTKKVYFSNTQFLKKVKDASSAKRKLKHYLILASRLFFIFFLVIAFAQPFVPSDDEVSASSQTLIYLDNSLSMSNEITENISAFEEALSYVNTLTDIYPATHEYKVLTNDFNANSSGFKSKTDIDDFTTEVKMNGITRTIEEVANRLKIDTEKGKDYEVFWLSDFQSSTAGTEALQQLDSNFNINLIPLQFQSISNVYVDSLYLDNPFLIGDEKLKLNVVLRNIGTKEANDLIVKVFVDDVQAATASVNLSPNGKETATFDLAFNLEGENKCRISFEDFPVTFDNDFYFTINGSQKINILEIKADQKVSRIQRVFGNETIFNFKSSSYANLDYNLIPESDLVVVNGLDQIDASLIGALNQFLNNYGNVVFIPSSSGNVDDYRQLLNMNRVTKSDSLAKMTLAAPNFADPFYENVFEEKNPNFAMPEASPVLKWGADRTALLQFRNGQPFLSKFGSQGGVYVFASPLSDAYSSFQAHALFVPVMYRIAVSSASTENQLYHFIDEPSIIFKADTLNNLDDVFKLVRDDEEIIPLQRISGNNVYMDVPKFVLSSGFYDLTYRGEKMGTLAFNNSPSESDLRQFDAANLTSVFGGNSAILDVSNKDQFRAELESKYIGQPLWKYAVILALIFLFIEVLLVRFMP; encoded by the coding sequence ATGAATTTTTTATACCCACAGTTCCTCTACGGCCTTTTTGCATTGGCCATTCCTATAATCATTCATTTATTCAATTTTAGAAGAACTAAAAAGGTATATTTCTCCAATACTCAGTTTCTGAAAAAAGTAAAGGATGCCAGCAGTGCCAAGCGAAAACTGAAGCATTACCTGATTCTGGCCAGTCGTTTATTCTTTATTTTCTTTTTGGTTATCGCCTTTGCACAACCTTTTGTGCCTTCAGATGATGAGGTCAGTGCTTCTTCTCAAACACTCATTTATTTAGATAACTCTCTGAGTATGAGTAATGAAATCACTGAGAATATATCCGCATTTGAGGAAGCTTTGTCTTATGTAAATACACTCACGGATATTTACCCTGCTACTCATGAGTATAAGGTGCTGACTAATGATTTCAATGCTAATTCAAGTGGATTTAAGAGCAAAACAGATATTGATGACTTCACCACCGAGGTAAAAATGAATGGTATTACTCGAACCATTGAGGAAGTAGCTAACCGATTAAAAATAGATACTGAGAAAGGAAAGGACTATGAAGTATTCTGGTTATCAGATTTCCAAAGCTCAACTGCCGGCACAGAGGCGCTTCAACAGTTGGATAGTAACTTCAATATCAATCTGATCCCTCTTCAGTTTCAATCTATAAGTAACGTATATGTAGACTCCCTCTATTTAGATAATCCTTTTCTGATTGGAGATGAAAAGCTGAAGCTCAATGTGGTGCTAAGAAATATAGGTACAAAAGAGGCCAATGATTTAATTGTTAAGGTGTTTGTGGATGACGTGCAAGCAGCTACAGCCAGCGTTAACCTATCTCCAAATGGAAAGGAGACCGCCACTTTTGATCTTGCGTTTAACTTAGAAGGAGAAAACAAATGCAGAATCAGCTTTGAAGATTTTCCGGTAACTTTTGATAATGACTTTTATTTCACCATAAACGGAAGCCAGAAAATAAATATTCTGGAAATCAAGGCTGATCAAAAGGTGAGTCGTATCCAAAGGGTTTTCGGGAATGAAACGATATTCAATTTTAAAAGCTCGAGCTACGCTAACCTTGATTATAACCTTATACCAGAATCTGATTTGGTGGTGGTAAATGGCTTAGATCAAATAGATGCCTCATTGATTGGTGCGCTTAACCAGTTTTTAAATAATTATGGTAATGTGGTCTTTATCCCTTCCTCTTCAGGAAATGTAGATGATTACCGCCAGCTGCTCAATATGAACAGGGTAACTAAGTCAGATTCATTAGCTAAAATGACATTGGCCGCCCCTAATTTTGCGGACCCGTTTTACGAAAATGTGTTTGAAGAGAAGAACCCCAACTTTGCTATGCCCGAAGCCAGCCCGGTTTTGAAATGGGGTGCTGATCGTACTGCATTATTACAGTTTAGAAACGGGCAGCCGTTTTTATCAAAATTTGGAAGTCAGGGTGGTGTTTATGTATTTGCCTCACCGCTGTCAGATGCTTATTCTTCGTTTCAGGCTCATGCCTTGTTTGTGCCAGTTATGTACAGAATAGCTGTATCCAGTGCATCTACAGAGAATCAATTGTATCATTTTATAGATGAACCTTCCATTATTTTCAAAGCCGATACGCTTAATAACCTTGATGATGTGTTTAAACTGGTAAGAGACGACGAAGAAATTATACCTTTGCAAAGAATTAGCGGAAACAATGTTTATATGGATGTGCCAAAATTTGTTTTGAGCTCTGGCTTCTACGATCTCACCTATAGAGGTGAAAAAATGGGGACTTTGGCTTTTAATAACAGTCCATCGGAATCAGATCTCAGACAGTTTGATGCCGCTAATTTAACCAGTGTTTTTGGTGGGAATAGTGCCATCCTGGATGTGAGTAATAAAGATCAGTTCAGGGCGGAACTAGAAAGTAAATATATAGGACAGCCATTATGGAAATATGCCGTAATATTGGCCTTGATTTTCCTTTTTATAGAGGTTTTATTGGTGAGATTCATGCCATAA
- a CDS encoding DUF2116 family Zn-ribbon domain-containing protein has translation MEEKECLECGTKIFGRADKKFCSDLCRNAYNNKLNSDSNNYIRSVNATLKKNRKILNQLNPNGKSKTHRDRLVEKGFDFNYYTNTYTTKAGAIYYFCYEYGYLPLDNNFFALVKRDS, from the coding sequence ATGGAAGAAAAAGAATGTTTGGAATGCGGCACCAAGATATTTGGCCGCGCAGATAAGAAATTCTGTTCAGATTTATGTAGAAATGCCTACAACAATAAGCTTAACAGCGATAGTAATAATTACATTCGCTCAGTTAATGCTACACTGAAAAAGAACAGGAAAATTCTTAATCAACTAAACCCTAATGGAAAGAGTAAAACTCATCGGGATCGATTAGTAGAAAAAGGCTTTGATTTTAATTACTACACTAATACCTACACTACTAAGGCAGGTGCCATCTATTACTTTTGTTATGAATACGGCTACCTTCCTTTAGACAATAATTTCTTCGCTTTGGTAAAAAGAGATTCATAA
- a CDS encoding pyruvate carboxylase, whose translation MNIQLREIKKLMVANRGEIAIRILRATSELKIRSVTIYTYEDRYSLHRYKADEAYQIGADDDPLKPYLDIEEIIAVAKRNGVDAIHPGYGFLSENVNFARRCREEGLIFIGPEPEVMDQLGDKVEAKKIAVKANVPVIEDSNESLTSEEVALKEASRIGYPIMVKAAAGGGGRGMRVVRDDNQLKSAFVDAKKEAGNAFGDDTIFLEKFIDQPKHIEVQIMGDNYGNIVHLFERDCSVQRRFQKVVEVAPCMTISQETKDKLYHYALSIAKQVNYNNVGTVEFLVDRDEDIYFIEVNPRVQVEHTITEEVTGIDIVRSQILIARGFDLADRRIFIKEQADVKCNGYAIQCRITTEDPANNFQPDYGTIIAYRSASGFGIRLDAGNCYAGVNISPFFDSLLVKVSSWGRTLKGAAERLERALSEFRIRGVETNIGFLANVITNPVFYKGEATVNFIQDHPELFDMPRRLNRGTKFLNYLANLSVNGNPNVKKIDTTKVFRDPKVPEFDRLGGYPEGTKDKLKQLGREGFVKWLKDEKQIQFTDTTFRDAHQSLLATRVRTIDMLKVAEGYAKNHPNTFSMEVWGGATFDVCMRFLNENPWDRLSLFREAMPNILLQMLLRGSNGVGYKAYPDNLIEKFIEKSAETGIDVFRIFDSLNWVEAMKVSIKTVRERTDSLAEACLCYTGDIFKENTKYDLQYYLDLARKLEDEGAHILAIKDMAGLLKPKSAEVLITELKKAVDLPIHLHTHDTSSIQSTTYWKAINAGVDVVDVAISSMSGLTSQPNFNSMLAALEGHERENKFDIHSLNKYSNYWEDVREYYYPFESELKAGTAEVYEHEIPGGQYSNLRPQARGLGLEDKFAKVKENYAVVNKMFGELVKVTPSSKVVGDMALFMTSNDLTPEDIYERGHTLSFPESVVSLFKGELGQPYGGFPEDLSKIILKGEKPFTDRPNAHLEPVDFEAEFKDFQTEFDEYCDELDFLSYKLYPKVFKDFYDHWQEYGEVWRLPTQAFLYGLKDNQEIFVEIGHGKAIIIKKLYKSAPDEKGICRVYFEMNGQTRIMEVKDENVKAEKASHLKATTDKHVGSPLQGKLAEVKVKEGDEVKENAPLFSIEAMKMESTINSPVSGKVKKVHLAAGEMLEQDDLVVEFE comes from the coding sequence ATGAATATTCAATTGAGGGAAATCAAAAAGCTAATGGTGGCTAACCGAGGTGAAATTGCCATTAGAATTCTTAGAGCCACAAGCGAGTTAAAGATCAGATCAGTAACCATTTACACATATGAAGACCGGTATTCTCTTCATAGATATAAGGCAGATGAAGCCTATCAGATTGGTGCTGATGATGATCCTTTAAAGCCTTATTTGGATATTGAAGAGATCATTGCTGTAGCCAAAAGAAACGGAGTTGATGCCATTCATCCTGGTTATGGTTTTCTGTCTGAAAACGTAAATTTTGCAAGACGCTGTAGAGAAGAGGGGCTTATTTTCATTGGACCAGAGCCTGAGGTGATGGACCAATTGGGCGATAAAGTGGAGGCTAAGAAAATAGCTGTTAAAGCTAATGTCCCAGTTATTGAAGATAGCAATGAAAGCCTCACTTCTGAGGAGGTAGCGCTTAAGGAAGCTTCTAGAATAGGCTACCCGATTATGGTGAAGGCCGCTGCTGGTGGTGGAGGTAGAGGTATGAGGGTGGTGAGAGATGATAACCAGCTAAAATCCGCTTTTGTAGATGCAAAGAAGGAGGCGGGAAATGCTTTTGGTGATGATACTATCTTTCTGGAGAAATTCATAGATCAGCCCAAGCATATAGAGGTGCAAATCATGGGTGATAACTATGGTAACATTGTTCACCTGTTTGAAAGAGACTGCTCAGTACAGCGTAGGTTTCAAAAAGTAGTGGAAGTGGCTCCTTGTATGACCATCTCACAGGAAACTAAAGATAAATTATATCATTATGCCTTATCTATCGCTAAGCAGGTAAACTATAATAATGTAGGTACAGTAGAGTTTCTGGTTGATAGAGATGAGGACATATATTTCATTGAAGTAAACCCCAGAGTTCAGGTAGAACACACCATTACAGAAGAGGTTACAGGGATCGATATTGTGAGGTCTCAAATACTTATAGCGAGAGGGTTTGATCTGGCAGATAGAAGGATATTTATTAAGGAACAGGCCGATGTAAAATGTAACGGATACGCTATCCAGTGTAGAATTACCACCGAAGATCCCGCCAATAACTTCCAGCCAGATTATGGAACCATCATAGCCTATCGCAGCGCTAGTGGCTTTGGTATTAGACTAGATGCTGGTAATTGCTATGCAGGCGTTAATATATCGCCCTTCTTTGATTCTCTTTTGGTGAAGGTATCGAGCTGGGGAAGAACATTAAAAGGAGCTGCAGAAAGGTTAGAGCGTGCCCTAAGCGAATTTAGGATAAGAGGAGTAGAAACCAATATCGGTTTTCTGGCTAATGTAATCACCAACCCGGTTTTCTATAAAGGTGAAGCCACCGTAAACTTCATACAAGACCACCCGGAGCTTTTTGATATGCCAAGAAGGCTCAATAGAGGAACTAAATTTTTAAATTATCTGGCCAATTTATCGGTAAATGGAAATCCGAATGTAAAGAAAATAGATACCACCAAAGTTTTCAGAGATCCTAAAGTACCTGAATTTGATCGTTTAGGAGGCTACCCTGAGGGTACTAAAGATAAACTAAAGCAATTAGGGCGCGAAGGGTTTGTGAAATGGCTAAAGGATGAGAAACAAATACAATTTACTGACACTACTTTTAGAGATGCACATCAGTCATTGCTAGCCACCAGAGTACGGACTATTGACATGCTCAAGGTGGCCGAAGGATACGCCAAGAATCATCCTAATACTTTTTCTATGGAGGTTTGGGGCGGAGCTACTTTTGATGTCTGCATGAGATTTTTAAATGAAAATCCGTGGGACAGGTTAAGCCTTTTCAGAGAAGCTATGCCCAATATTTTACTTCAAATGTTGCTAAGAGGCTCTAATGGAGTAGGTTACAAGGCCTATCCAGATAATTTAATAGAAAAATTTATAGAGAAATCGGCAGAAACAGGTATTGATGTTTTCAGAATATTCGATTCTTTAAACTGGGTGGAAGCTATGAAAGTGAGTATAAAAACTGTCAGAGAAAGAACAGATTCGCTGGCCGAGGCTTGTTTATGCTATACCGGCGATATTTTTAAAGAAAATACCAAGTATGACTTGCAGTATTATCTGGATTTGGCCAGAAAGCTGGAAGATGAAGGCGCTCATATCCTGGCTATCAAAGACATGGCAGGATTATTAAAACCAAAAAGTGCTGAGGTGTTGATTACTGAATTGAAAAAGGCAGTTGATCTACCTATTCATTTGCATACGCACGATACTTCCAGCATACAAAGTACTACTTACTGGAAGGCCATTAATGCCGGAGTAGACGTGGTAGATGTTGCCATAAGTTCCATGTCTGGGCTTACTTCCCAGCCAAACTTTAATTCTATGCTGGCTGCGCTTGAGGGTCATGAAAGGGAGAATAAGTTTGATATCCATTCATTGAATAAATATTCCAACTATTGGGAAGATGTGAGGGAATATTATTATCCATTCGAATCTGAGTTGAAAGCAGGCACAGCTGAGGTGTACGAGCATGAGATCCCTGGAGGTCAGTATTCTAATTTAAGGCCGCAGGCCAGAGGCTTGGGCTTGGAGGATAAGTTCGCCAAAGTGAAAGAGAATTATGCAGTGGTCAATAAAATGTTTGGTGAGTTAGTGAAGGTTACACCATCCTCTAAGGTGGTAGGGGATATGGCCTTATTCATGACTTCTAACGACCTGACACCCGAAGATATCTATGAGAGAGGACACACCTTATCATTTCCAGAATCAGTGGTAAGCCTCTTCAAAGGAGAGCTGGGCCAGCCATATGGTGGCTTCCCTGAAGATCTTTCCAAGATTATATTGAAAGGGGAGAAGCCGTTTACAGACAGACCTAATGCACACCTGGAACCTGTTGACTTTGAGGCCGAATTCAAAGATTTTCAAACCGAATTCGATGAATATTGCGATGAGCTCGACTTTCTCTCTTACAAGTTATATCCCAAGGTGTTCAAAGACTTTTATGATCACTGGCAGGAATATGGTGAAGTTTGGAGGCTCCCAACACAGGCTTTCCTTTACGGTCTTAAAGATAACCAGGAAATATTTGTTGAAATAGGTCATGGTAAAGCCATTATCATTAAAAAGCTATACAAATCAGCTCCGGATGAGAAAGGCATTTGCAGAGTTTACTTCGAAATGAATGGCCAAACCAGGATCATGGAAGTGAAGGATGAAAATGTAAAGGCTGAGAAAGCATCACATCTAAAAGCAACCACCGACAAACACGTAGGCTCTCCACTGCAAGGTAAATTAGCTGAAGTGAAAGTGAAAGAAGGTGATGAGGTGAAAGAAAATGCGCCATTATTCTCTATAGAAGCTATGAAAATGGAGTCTACCATAAATTCTCCAGTAAGTGGAAAGGTGAAGAAGGTACACTTAGCAGCAGGAGAAATGCTGGAGCAAGACGATCTGGTAGTAGAGTTCGAATAA